The DNA region GTGGAATGGGCTGCAAAAGATCCATATGGATTCCTTACAACAGTGATCCTTGCTCTAACACCTCTATTCTTGGCAAGCGCGGTGCTATCATGGAAACTGGCGAAAATGATTGAAGCTAAGGAACGggaacaaaaaaagaaacaaaaacgcCAAGAAAACATTACAAAAGCTAAACGAATAAAGAAGGACTAAGACTTCAATTTCACTGGGCCGAATTTTTTTTGGCAATGCACTGTTACTGTATGTGTACCTTTTTTTTGTTGTATCCTTACAGAAAGATGACAGATCTTTTTCCTGGAATAATGTATCCTTAATTTGTGCTATTAAACTTCTGTGGTAATGAACTTTAATTGCTTTTTTAAGAAGTCtcctcccaatttttttttctaacctgGGATATAAGCAAAATGTAAGTTTATAATACATGTGAAATAACTATATAGATACAAATTATTATTTCCATTAAAATCTGTCTTATGATTTTATACCATGGAAAATAATTGTTTAATAATTTTCATATAATTTTGTTGTATTGTAAAATTTTCCTACATTGTGAAGAATCCCAATTTCACACACTGAAAACCAGTATTTTCACTATTCCTTGGCATAATGGTTTGTAAGAACCAGATTGTTTCAATTATACAATCCATGATAGCTTAAATTATCATTCAAAAGATTCTTCTTGTTAAATGTAACTGAGAGCAACCTTATCTACAAAatgttttggggggaaaagaacGTAAATATGATTACTGGAATAGTCTGTGCATAAGCCATGGTGTTGGATATAGTTTTTCATTTGTGTTACATTATATTCTTGGTGGCTACACTCTGAGGACAAAGCAATAGTGAATGAATGTAGGCAATCACTAAGTCTTTTAACAACCAGAATCAATGGTTACAAATGCCCTCACATGTTTATTAGTTCAGCTAAAGCAGACTGAAGGCAAATTTTAGGGAATCTTGGCCAGTTCAGGCCAAATGACAAGCATTATTCTCCCTGTAGCAAGCCCTGTGTGGCTGCTGTTACAAAGTTGCTACAGAGGCTTCTCATTCTAAATTATGGCTCCCTATTAAGTCAATACCTTGCCTTTGAAGGCAACAATTGATGTCTGGTGGGCAAATAATTAGCACCCTGaaatttcttttatatatttctagTCAATTCCTGTTTTCAACTCTTCAAAAACCAAGGCTTCTTAGGCTCATCTTTGAAAATCTTGTAACATTTTGAAGCCTATTTTTTTACATCCAGTTAACTTATAACATAAAAGAGGTATCTAACCTATAACATTGGTTTGGTGAAATTATGACTACAACATTGGTTTACTGGTATAAAAATAAAGTTAGGGATTATGTAGGATAGGAAGCTAATAACTCTACTAGTGACTGCATCGCCTGATGCAAAGGATGTCAAGCACAAATAtgcattttaaacaaaattataGGACATTTAAATATGCTCATGATTGCACAGTTACTGATTTGTTAACTATGAAACATTAAATTTCTACTTTACAATAACAATGTTTAAATTAGTTTTGTTAACTTGCACAAGTCCTGACATTTATTTACAATGGAAATTTTTAACTGTAATGTGTCCCGTCCTAATAATTATTTATTGTGTTTAGTGACATTTAGAACCTTGTCAAAATCTTATTAGAcaaaatagcaaataaatataGCTTTTCATAAGCACATTTTGGATCTTCTTCCATAAACAAATCATTTTAATATGTTAGGAGAAGCTGCGAACTCTCATGAATGACTAAATTTCATTAAGCAGTTTGGAATATGAGAAGTTATAATAGTTTGAACAGGTTAAAGAGAATACTGCATGCATAGCATTGCCATACATACCCTCTTAACATTAATTAACAGCTAGAATATATACAGTCATGTAATACACCATCTGTAATGATTATGGCAGCATTAAATTTTATTGAAGCATAACTTCACTGAAAACATTATCAAATGATTTAAGAGGCAAAAGAATTAGAGATGGGACATTTTATAAAAAGCAATTAAACATTTCCACAAGAAACGGCAGAATCTAAGCATTTTGAAAATGCTGCTAAGCTTTTAAGTATAACTTGGAATTTTTAAGGAAGTGTCTTCATTCATGTTGCTCATTAACCAAATGTTGCCTCTTTCCTGATGCTTTGcacggagtggggggggggggggcttttattTTTTACGGTCAGGAGGCATCCAGGCTCCAGGCTGAATGTTTTGCTGTACTAACAGGGTCTTCTGAGCGTTCAGGCTTTCTGTAGCTGGAAGCAGATGCATGTCCTGTAATCTGTGTTTGAAGTGGCCCTACATCAAGATCCTCTTTGGCCTGAAGGAGGCTGCTTTTTTCATCCAAATCTTCAACTTtagctttcatttcttttctgtaGTTTCTATTCTGGATACATTCCTGGAGGGGAAAATGTAACACATTGAACTGActgaaagaaacaatgaatgcTAAGGAGATGCACTTTGCTTGAGTGCGTAGGTTGTGTTGCTTTCACTTTTCACAACAAGAGCTTGCCTCAATTCAGCAAGTAGCATTTTAAGAGGCCAGGAAAAGCATCCTCCAGTATAGGCAACTTCATCGAGATTCAACTTATtggagtatagcaatagcacttagacttatatactgcttcatggtgctttgcagacctctctaagcagtttatagagtcagcatattgctcccaacaatctgggtcctcattttacccaccttggaaggatggaaagccgcGCCGGTGagatttgtgtatgtatgtgtatgtatatatgcccattcccattccattgaTGAGCTAATTGTGGATCAAACCCCTTGTATCAGAAAATACCAATAATAAATTATAGacatacatttttaataaaaaaattaaacatcagGATGGCAGTACTACAAACTAAAATATTGTAGGgtcaaaagaataaagaaaaactaaagatgcaaaaagaaaatgtagcagaaaaatagaaaagaaagtgaTATAAGGAAGTGGCTTCTGATCTTCTCCACAGCAGCAACTACAATTTTAAACTGACCTTTTTCTATCTCTAAAGTTATATCGTAACTTTCTTCATGATCTATCCTAgctaatcaaaaccataaatcacaatTTCATCTATTCTCTTTTagacaaaaagtccataaagagtTTCTAATTGCCAATAAACATAGTGATTCAGAGGACTTTAAACATTTCAGTGAGACCATGAAGGAACTTGTTTAATTATGAAGATAGTTTGAAGTAACtaaattttctatttttcataaatatttaaaatgtgctTGTTTCATCAACCCAACAGTCCCAGTTGTCTTACTACGGCTTGGAAAACATCTCAACCTATGCTCAAGCTTGATTTCAGTTTGGGCACCTTTCCATCTAAATCTACGGCTGGATTCACAAATTATAACTAAGCTATATAGCGTGTTTATTTTTAGTAGTACAGAATAAAGACCAAATGACTGTCTGTTTATGAGCCATGGCTTATAAGTAGCACCATGTGAGAAGCAGCCTACTACTTTGTTCAATCAACTGCTTAAAATGCATGCTTCAGAATGATGAGTTACCTCATATGGCTTTGAATGTATAGACTTAAACATCTCTTCCTCCAGCTTCTTTGTTGTGAACTTCATCTTCCCTTCCTGAGAACTCGAAAGTACTCTCATTTGTACTCTTGAATTGGCTTAATAAAATACTTTATCCTAATACAGTTGTCAGAATTTTGCTAACTTAAAActcttttgctttttgttttaaatgtgtgTCCAAGATGATCAAACTCTGCAAGCTAGAGGCTGCCAACCACCATAGTTTCTCTTAGAGGCATGCAGTACATTAATTTTTCTTGGTCACTATTCTTTCACAAAAGCATTCAAGGTACATTTAATGTGACCTAAGGATTCCTAGAGGGACgcagttaagacactgagcttgtcgattacaaaagtcggcagttcagcagtttgaattcctagtgccacgtaatgaagtgagctcccgttacttgtcccagcttctgccaacctagcagtttgaaagcatgttaaaaaaatgcacgtagaaaaataggaaccatttgatgggaagataacagcgttcaaTGCGCTTTCGGGTGTTTagtaatgccggccacatgatcacggaaaaGTCTTTGGACAACCCTGGCTTTttgcctttgaaacggagatgaggaccgctccctagagtcgggaacgactagcacatatgtacgaagggaacctttaccttaaggatTCCTAAGTCGATCCCCATCTAGGCCCTTAACAAAATCAGCAAGGTATCCTATATCCCATGTCTTCAAGTTACATTATTCTAATATATGCACCATGCAAAATCTATGTGGCAGTATATATAATGTACCAAAATGCTGCAATACTTTTTCAAAACATGGATTTAAAATATTGACTGCCCATCATTTAAATTTATAACtatgtatttctttaaaaagagaatggaaaaagAATACAGAGCAAATGTATCAAGTAGTTTTACAAAGACATACAACAAGATTATAATTTATTATCTGTGTATAATCAAAGGACTATTTGCCAAACGCAAGCTCAAAAGGAAACCAAATTCCCATATCAAAATGAAACTGAGATTGAACAATAATGAATCTCTataattacaatgtaataaacCTTCAGGGTCTCTAATGCTAGCTGAAAACAATTCAACTGACTTCAATTAACTTTCTAATTTTTCTAGCATTCAAAGGTCAGACCCACAAGGAGcacatataaatttaacaaagctCCTCCTCCCTAACATTTGGCCTCCAGGGGAAAGATGGTACTGACCAGATATTACAGAGGAGCAGCACAGTAGCATAGAATGAGATTCTATTTCATCTGTACAGCTTATATAATTATTTCCTATTTGTTTTCATGGGACGGATGGAAAATGCTGCAAGGTGGATTATTGGGAAAATTAGCTTGTAATGGCTGATGTTCCCCTAGCAAATAAACTTACCCAATTTACTGGTTCCGAGATACAGAGCATAATCACAGTATAAAACCCAATCCACATATCACACTTGGAAGCAGTATGGATTTGCCATTGTCACTGCCTTCTTTCAAAAATATTGTTAACTTGCTCATCTAGCCTACAACCATGCCTCTTGGTCATCCATCCAAGTATTTATCAAGTCCAAACCTTCTTAGTTTTTCCCCTCATATTAACTAAGTGTTGCTATCTGCTGCAGAAATTactttttatagaaaaaaattatacaacgTAAGATGTAGTTGTTCCCTGACAAAACATGTCGCTATCTAGGATTGTACTCTCACCAGCATTACTGTCATAGCTTAGgaccttgatggcgaacctatggcacgtgtggcacacggagccaaaTTTGGTGTCACAAAAAACGGCCCCAACAGGCCAGCCGGAACttcagaaatgatctgtttccggcttccagagggcctccgagggggcggggggagggggttttccccctccccaggcttcaggaaagccccagagccttgggggggggtcacacatgcatgggggggggcacACGCACATGTGCGagattgagtgtgtgtgtgtgtgtgtgtgatagtgcGCACGCGTGGAATTTTGGCAAGCAGTAAGACAAAGGCTCACCATCACTGGCTTCTGAGTTACTTTCACACAGAGCTGtcttttcctgctttttcttcAGTGATGACTGGAGAAATCCCAGTTCCCCTAACCCATGGTTCCCAATCAACATGGGAGGCAGCCATGGTAAGCTATTTCACCCTGCATTTCCCCATTGGTGAAATCTTACTGGAAATGGGAGTCACATTTGAGTGTTGCTTGGGTACAGAACACAtccatgtatgcatatatataccTTCCCCAAACATCTCTAAGCATAATTGCCCACAAACAGCCAAGCTTAGTTCCTTCTGAGATGAAACATGTTATAGATACCTTCAGAAATTCATACTGGTTTCAAAGACCATTTTAAACTGCCTGGGTTGTAAGTGTAGTGGAAGCTACATTAACATTCCTTGATTGTATGAAAGCTGGCATTTACTTTTAATATAACTGCCCTATTGCAATACAAGCAGCATGGGTGGCCTGGCGGGTGAAGATGCTTGTCTCTCACTTGGAAGGCTTAGAGTTCAATCCTAGTAATGACAGATGTTTCTCTtcctatgaaaaaaatatttgctgtgaagTCCAGATAGGTGTCAGGATGGGCATCTGATCAGTAAATACTCAACATTATCCAGTCACCATGACTCTACCCCAAATAGGGATTAtaaggtcataaaaagggagtttgGGCTATTGCAATAATATGTACAGAATAATTATCTTGCAAAATACACAGAATGATATTTCTGATTTGGAAAAAGAGACGTTAAGCAAGTCAACACAGTTCAAAGTGAGGAAGCATGAAATAAAGcaaatcaaggaaaaaagatgaCAGATGCATGCTGATGGCTTGCAGCAAGAAcctgaatatgaaaaaaatcatatatGATATGATCATTGTTATACTGAAAATGAGTATTATAGAGGTGAAAAAGGTTGATCCAAATAAGGCACTTacaagaaaaattacaaacatctTGGTCATTTTGATTAAATAATCAGGTAGTCAATGATGGTGGGAAAACACTAAAGACATGCTGAATTATATATAACCCCATTGGCTATatgaataaacttttttttttcttatctttacAAGCAAGGACTAAACCACTGAAGACTCAAGATGGATGAAGTCATTCTTCACATCAAACACTTTGAGTATAATGGATGTTTGTGACCAACTTAGCCAGCTTTAAAGGATGATAATGTATGAAAAATTCATGTGAGATAAGATTATTTGCATCTAATCAGGTATATATTGCACTTAATATCAAAAGCCATATGCCTCTGCATGGTGATTGCTGAACAATGTTACTGCCTTCCCATCATATTTTAGCCTCCCAAAAAGCAACTGATCaacaactttaaaaagaaaaggatttgGCTTGCTTGTGTCTTGCAGAGCTTGTATATTCTTAAGTGATAATGCATTAGAAGACATTTTAATAGgcccacaaaaaaaaaagcattgttcaGCAAAACATTTGCCACCATGTTCCAATACCAGTAAAAGGACTTAAGAGACAAAAGGACTCATCAGATTTAATTTCAAAGTTAAAAGGCACTGAACATAGCTTATTTGTACCAAGAAAAAAACCTCTGACCTAGCATTGTATTAGATTGCAATATTTATTGGCAGCTTATTGCTTAGCATGTAGAAACTCAgacaattattatttataaacaatAGTTAAACAAACTGTAACTTAGTGTAATATTTGTGCCATTTCAAACAGTTTAAAAGATAACCTGAATAAGAACAGAAGTTATATGCTCTAGGCACCATCTTAGAAAGGCACAATTTCTTCATTCCTCTGCCATTCTCATAGGTGATTCATTGGAATTAAGAAAATACGCCTGCTGTTTTAATTACAGAAAAATTATAAAAAGCTTTTAATTGACTAATCTAGTCATTAATCTACAAAATGTTGCATGCCTACATTTAAGAAACAGAATATATAAACAGGCAAGCATAAATAAAGTATGCGGGCAAAGTATGACTGAAAATATAATTCTTAAAGCatcctgcagttggataataGGAACTTAGAATTCAATGAAAATGAATCACCATGATTGGAGTGAGTTTCTCTCCTGCTATTCCTGAAAGAAATAATATTCTTACACTCAAATAAGGAAGATGAGCATACACTATGATAACTAAACATAATGTaattttcaatttaattattCACTTCTAGGGATGATGGTGGGGAGATAATAAGTGAACTTTATGCTTATTACTACTCAGTAAAGTACATTTTCCTTCCTTGACAAGAAGGCTGTCAAAACAATAATTAGGAAATGCTCGAAATAGTTTGAAACAAGACAGGAGCTGTCACAAAAAGTTTCTTCTCTTTACATTTCACCTTGTATCCAACTGTGCAATTCAAAGCCACTTAGTTTTTATTACTGCAAAGCAAACACATAGCACATTAGAAATGAAAAATAGTTCTTTaccatacttttatttttaaccatTTTCAGACCTCCCATACCAGCTAAGAAACACATTAATGAATTCAATTTCATATTAAAACCTATCTCCTCAGgatatttccattaaaaaaaacagtcttgGGGAAAATCAACAGAGTATTTTTACTCTAATAAGCTCAGTAGTCTTTAACTCACCTAGCTTAAAGTATTCCAATGAGGAAACAGGGAGTCTAACTGAACGTAACAGTCCAGCAGACTAACAGAGTTTAAGGCTCAATATGCATGGAAAGAGAGGAACAAAAGACATGAAAGAAGTCATTGGATGCAAAATCTTTTGCCTCTGTCCATTTCTCAACTCCAAATATTGGTCTCTCCAAAAAGAAGggcgggtcttattttcttttgaccacccaAAAAACGGCTAGGCCTTTGTTTTTGGAGGGTTCTAATTATTGACTCACCTCATGGTGGTGGCAACCGACAGTCCCACCCAGCAGAACCCGgtgctggcccacttcttctgcggcCATTTGCCACCACTCGCACGCATCGCCCCAGTCTCTGTTTTGCCCTTCAGATGCCTGCCAGAAGGTTTCTGCAGCCAATAACAGGGCTCAAATCGATAcggagctctgttatcggctgcagaTGCCTTCCAGAAAGTCCTCTGCGGCCGCAGAAGGCAAGGCAGGTGTCGGGGTGTATGAGGCCTggtaagtagggcagctccacacacacaccatccccaTCCTAGCTTATTTTTTACCTGTGTGCCTCACCCACCCCCTGCACCCCAGGGTGGGTGGGGTCTCAATTAGGGCTAATTTTGTGGGTGGGGCTTAATTTGATTGCAGACGCTCAAAAACGTGATAGGGCTTCTTTTCAAGGTCTGTCGTCTTTTTGGAAAAACACGGTAATACCTCAAGCCACTGGTGATTTACAGGGATAACCTGAATTCTTGGCATTCCGGGAAGTATTATGATGTTTGGGTAGCACAGTCTGCCAGATGTTTAAGCTGGATATTTGGGTTTTTATCCACTACTGAGTCCTTCCAAAGAACTCGGGATAGGGAAGTGTTGTTTTCAGGTGGTAAAGACAACCTCGCAGTATAGAAGTTGTTTCAAAATCTGTCTTTTGCAATAGTTTATTATTAGCATTAGATGGAGCCCATTTGATCAATTGTTTCTGaaccttttttgaaaaaacataTCCAAAGAAAAAAGGGATGTGCTGTC from Thamnophis elegans isolate rThaEle1 chromosome 3, rThaEle1.pri, whole genome shotgun sequence includes:
- the SMIM15 gene encoding small integral membrane protein 15, with the protein product MFENIKSWAEYIVEWAAKDPYGFLTTVILALTPLFLASAVLSWKLAKMIEAKEREQKKKQKRQENITKAKRIKKD